The following proteins are encoded in a genomic region of Agromyces sp. CF514:
- a CDS encoding ABC transporter ATP-binding protein — protein MTLISLEAVGRTVELPDAPPLQILSAVDLVIDDGDRVSVVGRSGSGKSTLLNLLGLLDRPTQGEIRFDGADVRRLSDGRLARLRGASIGFVFQQFNLLPGRTAIENVMTPLLYDRGTAFWRRERLATAMLERVGLGARATSMPDRMSGGEQQRVAIARALVRRPRLILADEPTGALDLETGAVVMELMEEVARETGAALVTITHDPAIARRAVRHLRLEAGRLVPLDGADAAGGEPEASGTESAREPEASGTDSMREPEEVRA, from the coding sequence GTGACGTTGATCAGCCTCGAGGCGGTCGGTCGCACGGTCGAGTTGCCCGATGCGCCGCCGCTCCAGATCCTCTCGGCGGTCGATCTCGTGATCGACGACGGCGACCGGGTGTCGGTCGTCGGGCGGTCGGGCTCGGGCAAGTCGACGCTGCTGAACCTGTTGGGCCTGCTCGATCGGCCGACGCAGGGCGAGATCCGCTTCGACGGGGCCGACGTGCGACGGCTCTCCGACGGGCGGCTCGCGCGGCTCCGCGGCGCGTCGATCGGGTTCGTGTTCCAGCAGTTCAACCTGCTGCCTGGCCGTACCGCGATCGAGAACGTGATGACCCCGCTGCTGTACGACCGCGGTACGGCGTTCTGGCGGCGCGAGCGGCTCGCGACGGCGATGCTCGAGCGCGTCGGGCTCGGCGCGCGCGCGACCTCGATGCCCGATCGCATGTCGGGCGGCGAGCAGCAGCGCGTCGCGATCGCGCGGGCGCTCGTTCGGCGCCCGAGGCTGATCCTGGCCGACGAGCCCACGGGCGCGCTCGACCTCGAGACCGGCGCCGTCGTGATGGAGCTCATGGAGGAGGTCGCACGCGAGACCGGTGCGGCGCTCGTGACGATCACGCACGATCCGGCGATCGCGCGTCGCGCGGTGCGGCACCTGCGGCTCGAGGCGGGGCGCTTGGTTCCGCTCGACGGGGCGGATGCCGCGGGCGGCGAGCCCGAGGCATCCGGAACCGAGTCGGCGCGCGAGCCCGAGGCATCCGGAACCGACTCGATGCGCGAGCCCGAGGAGGTGCGCGCGTGA